Proteins co-encoded in one Gouania willdenowi chromosome 1, fGouWil2.1, whole genome shotgun sequence genomic window:
- the LOC114464561 gene encoding SWI/SNF-related matrix-associated actin-dependent regulator of chromatin subfamily A member 5 isoform X4, with translation MSESENYTDQREEPSEVEEVGGAEEKTDSSDAGKDSSSDAGPDGQDASSSPSSSQLKDVSPGYEEKVQTDRSNRFEYLLKQTELFAHFIQPTAQKTPTSPLKMKPGHPRIKKDEKQNLLSAGDNHHRRTEQEEDEELLSESTKTTNVCTCFDDSPSYVKSGKMRDYQVRGLNWLISLYENGINGILADEMGLGKTLQTISLLGYMKHYRNIPGPHMVLVPKSTLYNWMNEFHRWVPSLRAVCLIGDRDKRTALIRDVLLPGEWDVCVTSYEMLIIEKAVLKKFNWRYLVIDEAHRIKNEKSKLSEIVREFKTTNRLLLTGTPLQNNLHELWALLNFLLPDVFNSSEDFDSWFDTNNCLGDTKLVERLHTVLRPFLLRRIKADVEKTLLPKKEIKMYVGLSKMQREWYTKILMKDIDILNSAGKMDKMRLQNVLMQLRKCCNHPYLFDGAEPGPPYTTDLHLVVNSGKMAVLDKLLPKLKEQGSRVLIFSQMTRVLDILEDYCMWRNYGYCRLDGQTPHEERQISINAFNEPNSSKFLFMLSTRAGGLGINLATADVVILYDSDWNPQVDLQAMDRAHRIGQQKQVRVFRFITENTVEERIVERAEMKLRLDSIVIQQGRLVDPSANKLGKDEMLSIIRHGATHVFSSKESEITDDDIDAILERGKRKTMEMKEKLSTLGESSLRNFTMDTENSSVYTFEGEDYREKKKVITNWIEPPKRDRKANYAVDAYFREALRVSEPKAPKAPRPPKQPNVQDFQFFPPRLFELLEKEFLFYRKTIGYKVPRNPDLPNSAQVQKEEQAKIDEAEALSEEELEEKEALLQQGFTIWNKRDFNQFIKANEKWGRDDIENIAREVEGKTPEEVMEYSAVFWERCNELQDIEKIMAQIERGEARIQRRISIKKALDSKIGRYKAPFHQLRISYGTNKGKNYTEEEDRFLICMLHKLGFDKESVYDELRQCIRRSPQFRFDWFLKSRTSMDLQRRCNTLITLIERENMELEEREKAEKKKRGPKTGSAQKRKSEGTQGGCRKKLKL, from the exons GAGAAGACTGACTCCTCAGATGCTGGAAAAGATTCCTCTTCTGATGCTGGTCCTGATGGACAAGATGCATCGTCCTCCCCTTCGTCTTCTCAACTCAAAGATGTTTCCCCAGGATATGAAGAGAAAGTG CAAACAGACCGGAGCAACAGATTTGAGTATCTGTTGAAGCAAACTGAGCTCTTTGCTCACTTTATCCAACCAACGGCCCAGAAGACCCCGACCTCACCGCTAAAAATGAAGCCAGGACATCCTCGTATCAAGAAAGATGAGAAACAGAACCTTCTGTCGGCTGGAGA CAACCATCATCGCCGCACAGAGcaggaggaagatgaagagCTGCTCAGTGAGAGCACAAAGACTACTAATGTGTGCACTTGCTTCGATGACTCTCCCTCCT ATGTCAAGTCTGGAAAAATGAGGGACTACCAGGTCCGTGGTTTGAACTGGCTCATATCTTTGTATGAAAATGGAATCAACGGCATCCTGGCTGACGAAATG GGTTTGGGAAAGACCCTCCAAACCATTTCCCTGCTTGGTTACATGAAGCACTACAGAAACATTCCGGGTCCACACATGGTCCTCGTTCCTAAGTCAACGCTCTATAACTGGATGAATGAGTTTCATCGCTGGGTGCCTTCCCTTCGTGCTGTCTGTCTGATTGGAGACAGAGACAAGAGA ACCGCTTTGATCCGAGACGTGCTGCTGCCCGGTGAGTGGGACGTTTGTGTAACGTCATACGAGATGCTCATCATTGAAAAGGCCGTGTTAAAGAAGTTCAACTGGAGATACCTGGTCATCGATGAGGCTCACAGGATCAAGAATGAGAAGTCAAAG CTGTCAGAAATTGTGCGTGAGTTTAAAACCACCAATCGTTTGCTGTTGACTGGAACTCCCCTGCAAAACAACCTCCATGAACTCTGGGCTCTGCTGAACTTCCTGCTGCCagatgtttttaattcttcAGAG GACTTTGATTCCTGGTTTGACACGAACAACTGTTTGGGTGATACTAAGCTGGTTGAACGTCTTCACACT GTTCTGCGTCCTTTCCTTCTGCGTCGTATCAAAGCTGACGTGGAGAAGACTCTTTTGCCTAAAAAAGAGATCAAGATGTATGTGGGCCTGAGCAAGATGCAACGAGAATG GTACACCAAGATTCTGATGAAGGACATTGACATTCTGAACTCTGCGGGAAAAATGGATAAGATGCGTCTGCAAAACGTCCTCATGCAACTGAGGAAGTGCTGCAACCACCCGTACCTGTTTGACGGGGCCGAACCAGGTCCCCCATACACAACTGACCTCCACCTGGTGGTAAACAGTGGCAAGATGGCGGTTCTGGACAAGCTGCTGCCCAAACTTAAGGAGCAGG GTTCGCGTGTGCTCATCTTCAGTCAGATGACCAGGGTGCTGGACATCTTGGAGGACTACTGCATGTGGAGGAACTATGGTTACTGTCGTCTGGATGGTCAGACGCCACACGAAGAGAGACAG ATCTCCATCAATGCATTCAATGAGCCGAACAGTTCAAAGTTCCTCTTCATGCTGAGCACCAGGGCCGGTGGTCTTGGGATTAATCTGGCGACGGCTGATGTGGTCATTCTCTACGACTCAGACTGGAATCCCCAAGTGGACCTGCAGGCCATG GACCGAGCTCACAGGATTGGTCAGCAGAAGCAGGTTCGCGTTTTCCGCTTCATCACAGAAAACACGGTGGAAGAAAGGATTGTAGAAAGAGCTGAGATGAAACTTCGCTTGGACTCTATTGTCATTCAGCAAG GACGACTGGTGGATCCCAGTGCAAACAAACTGGGCAAAGATGAGATGCTCTCCATCATCCGTCACGGCGCCACACACGTGTTTTCTTCCAAAGAGAGCGAAATCACAGACGATGACATCGATGCTATCCTGGAGCGCGGTAAACGGAAG ACTATGGAGATGAAGGAGAAGCTGTCTACACTGGGAGAGAGTTCTCTGAGGAACTTCACCATGGACACAGAGAACAGCAGCGTGTACACATTTGAAGGAGAGGACtacagagagaagaagaag GTCATCACGAACTGGATTGAACCACCTAAGAGAGACAGGAAGGCCAATTACGCTGTGGATGCTTATTTCAGAGAAGCTCTGAGAGTCAGTGAGCCGAAAGCACCCAAG gcTCCTCGTCCTCCCAAGCAGCCAAATGTTCAGGACTTCCAGTTCTTCCCACCACGTCTTTTTGAGCTTCTCGAAAAGGAATTTCTGTTTTACAGAAAAACTATTGGATATAAG GTTCCCCGTAACCCAGACTTGCCAAACTCAGCGCAGGTCCAGAAAGAAGAGCAGGCGAAGATCGATGAAGCTGAGGCTCTATCtgaggaagagctggaggagaagGAGGCTCTTTTACAGCAG GGATTTACTATTTGGAACAAACGTGACTTTAACCAGTTTATCAAAGCCAATGAGAAGTGGGGAAGAGATGATATCGAGAACATTGCCCGAGAGGTCGAAGGAAAGACTCCAGAGGAAGTCATGGAATATTCTG CTGTTTTCTGGGAACGCTGCAATGAACTGCAAGATATTGAGAAGATCATGGCCCAGATAGAAAGAGGAGAAGCCAGGATCCAGAGGAGGATCAGCATAAAGAAAGCTCTGGATTCAAAG ATTGGACGCTACAAGGCACCCTTCCATCAGCTGCGTATATCTTATGGCACTAACAAAGGCAAGAACTACACAGAGGAAGAGGATCGTTTCCTCATCTGTATGCTCCACAAGCTTGGCTTCGACAAAGAGAGCGTCTATGATGAGCTTCGTCAGTGCATCCGACGCTCGCCACAGTTTCGCTTCGACTGGTTTCTCAAATCCAGGACCTCCATG GACCTTCAGAGGCGCTGCAACACTCTGATCACACTAATTGAAAGAGAGAACATGGAGCTGGAGGAGCGCGAGAAggctgagaaaaagaaaaggggcCCAAAGACCGGATCT GCACAGAAACGAAAGTCGGAGGGAACTCAAGGCGGGTGCAGAAAAAAATTGAAGTTGTGA
- the LOC114464561 gene encoding SWI/SNF-related matrix-associated actin-dependent regulator of chromatin subfamily A member 5 isoform X5, translated as MIPRLRHSEAGHRVELSMEKTDSSDAGKDSSSDAGPDGQDASSSPSSSQLKDVSPGYEEKVQTDRSNRFEYLLKQTELFAHFIQPTAQKTPTSPLKMKPGHPRIKKDEKQNLLSAGDNHHRRTEQEEDEELLSESTKTTNVCTCFDDSPSYVKSGKMRDYQVRGLNWLISLYENGINGILADEMGLGKTLQTISLLGYMKHYRNIPGPHMVLVPKSTLYNWMNEFHRWVPSLRAVCLIGDRDKRTALIRDVLLPGEWDVCVTSYEMLIIEKAVLKKFNWRYLVIDEAHRIKNEKSKLSEIVREFKTTNRLLLTGTPLQNNLHELWALLNFLLPDVFNSSEDFDSWFDTNNCLGDTKLVERLHTVLRPFLLRRIKADVEKTLLPKKEIKMYVGLSKMQREWYTKILMKDIDILNSAGKMDKMRLQNVLMQLRKCCNHPYLFDGAEPGPPYTTDLHLVVNSGKMAVLDKLLPKLKEQGSRVLIFSQMTRVLDILEDYCMWRNYGYCRLDGQTPHEERQISINAFNEPNSSKFLFMLSTRAGGLGINLATADVVILYDSDWNPQVDLQAMDRAHRIGQQKQVRVFRFITENTVEERIVERAEMKLRLDSIVIQQGRLVDPSANKLGKDEMLSIIRHGATHVFSSKESEITDDDIDAILERGKRKTMEMKEKLSTLGESSLRNFTMDTENSSVYTFEGEDYREKKKVITNWIEPPKRDRKANYAVDAYFREALRVSEPKAPKAPRPPKQPNVQDFQFFPPRLFELLEKEFLFYRKTIGYKVPRNPDLPNSAQVQKEEQAKIDEAEALSEEELEEKEALLQQGFTIWNKRDFNQFIKANEKWGRDDIENIAREVEGKTPEEVMEYSAVFWERCNELQDIEKIMAQIERGEARIQRRISIKKALDSKIGRYKAPFHQLRISYGTNKGKNYTEEEDRFLICMLHKLGFDKESVYDELRQCIRRSPQFRFDWFLKSRTSMDLQRRCNTLITLIERENMELEEREKAEKKKRGPKTGSVSFHFISQNVLFNSNVAPQL; from the exons GAGAAGACTGACTCCTCAGATGCTGGAAAAGATTCCTCTTCTGATGCTGGTCCTGATGGACAAGATGCATCGTCCTCCCCTTCGTCTTCTCAACTCAAAGATGTTTCCCCAGGATATGAAGAGAAAGTG CAAACAGACCGGAGCAACAGATTTGAGTATCTGTTGAAGCAAACTGAGCTCTTTGCTCACTTTATCCAACCAACGGCCCAGAAGACCCCGACCTCACCGCTAAAAATGAAGCCAGGACATCCTCGTATCAAGAAAGATGAGAAACAGAACCTTCTGTCGGCTGGAGA CAACCATCATCGCCGCACAGAGcaggaggaagatgaagagCTGCTCAGTGAGAGCACAAAGACTACTAATGTGTGCACTTGCTTCGATGACTCTCCCTCCT ATGTCAAGTCTGGAAAAATGAGGGACTACCAGGTCCGTGGTTTGAACTGGCTCATATCTTTGTATGAAAATGGAATCAACGGCATCCTGGCTGACGAAATG GGTTTGGGAAAGACCCTCCAAACCATTTCCCTGCTTGGTTACATGAAGCACTACAGAAACATTCCGGGTCCACACATGGTCCTCGTTCCTAAGTCAACGCTCTATAACTGGATGAATGAGTTTCATCGCTGGGTGCCTTCCCTTCGTGCTGTCTGTCTGATTGGAGACAGAGACAAGAGA ACCGCTTTGATCCGAGACGTGCTGCTGCCCGGTGAGTGGGACGTTTGTGTAACGTCATACGAGATGCTCATCATTGAAAAGGCCGTGTTAAAGAAGTTCAACTGGAGATACCTGGTCATCGATGAGGCTCACAGGATCAAGAATGAGAAGTCAAAG CTGTCAGAAATTGTGCGTGAGTTTAAAACCACCAATCGTTTGCTGTTGACTGGAACTCCCCTGCAAAACAACCTCCATGAACTCTGGGCTCTGCTGAACTTCCTGCTGCCagatgtttttaattcttcAGAG GACTTTGATTCCTGGTTTGACACGAACAACTGTTTGGGTGATACTAAGCTGGTTGAACGTCTTCACACT GTTCTGCGTCCTTTCCTTCTGCGTCGTATCAAAGCTGACGTGGAGAAGACTCTTTTGCCTAAAAAAGAGATCAAGATGTATGTGGGCCTGAGCAAGATGCAACGAGAATG GTACACCAAGATTCTGATGAAGGACATTGACATTCTGAACTCTGCGGGAAAAATGGATAAGATGCGTCTGCAAAACGTCCTCATGCAACTGAGGAAGTGCTGCAACCACCCGTACCTGTTTGACGGGGCCGAACCAGGTCCCCCATACACAACTGACCTCCACCTGGTGGTAAACAGTGGCAAGATGGCGGTTCTGGACAAGCTGCTGCCCAAACTTAAGGAGCAGG GTTCGCGTGTGCTCATCTTCAGTCAGATGACCAGGGTGCTGGACATCTTGGAGGACTACTGCATGTGGAGGAACTATGGTTACTGTCGTCTGGATGGTCAGACGCCACACGAAGAGAGACAG ATCTCCATCAATGCATTCAATGAGCCGAACAGTTCAAAGTTCCTCTTCATGCTGAGCACCAGGGCCGGTGGTCTTGGGATTAATCTGGCGACGGCTGATGTGGTCATTCTCTACGACTCAGACTGGAATCCCCAAGTGGACCTGCAGGCCATG GACCGAGCTCACAGGATTGGTCAGCAGAAGCAGGTTCGCGTTTTCCGCTTCATCACAGAAAACACGGTGGAAGAAAGGATTGTAGAAAGAGCTGAGATGAAACTTCGCTTGGACTCTATTGTCATTCAGCAAG GACGACTGGTGGATCCCAGTGCAAACAAACTGGGCAAAGATGAGATGCTCTCCATCATCCGTCACGGCGCCACACACGTGTTTTCTTCCAAAGAGAGCGAAATCACAGACGATGACATCGATGCTATCCTGGAGCGCGGTAAACGGAAG ACTATGGAGATGAAGGAGAAGCTGTCTACACTGGGAGAGAGTTCTCTGAGGAACTTCACCATGGACACAGAGAACAGCAGCGTGTACACATTTGAAGGAGAGGACtacagagagaagaagaag GTCATCACGAACTGGATTGAACCACCTAAGAGAGACAGGAAGGCCAATTACGCTGTGGATGCTTATTTCAGAGAAGCTCTGAGAGTCAGTGAGCCGAAAGCACCCAAG gcTCCTCGTCCTCCCAAGCAGCCAAATGTTCAGGACTTCCAGTTCTTCCCACCACGTCTTTTTGAGCTTCTCGAAAAGGAATTTCTGTTTTACAGAAAAACTATTGGATATAAG GTTCCCCGTAACCCAGACTTGCCAAACTCAGCGCAGGTCCAGAAAGAAGAGCAGGCGAAGATCGATGAAGCTGAGGCTCTATCtgaggaagagctggaggagaagGAGGCTCTTTTACAGCAG GGATTTACTATTTGGAACAAACGTGACTTTAACCAGTTTATCAAAGCCAATGAGAAGTGGGGAAGAGATGATATCGAGAACATTGCCCGAGAGGTCGAAGGAAAGACTCCAGAGGAAGTCATGGAATATTCTG CTGTTTTCTGGGAACGCTGCAATGAACTGCAAGATATTGAGAAGATCATGGCCCAGATAGAAAGAGGAGAAGCCAGGATCCAGAGGAGGATCAGCATAAAGAAAGCTCTGGATTCAAAG ATTGGACGCTACAAGGCACCCTTCCATCAGCTGCGTATATCTTATGGCACTAACAAAGGCAAGAACTACACAGAGGAAGAGGATCGTTTCCTCATCTGTATGCTCCACAAGCTTGGCTTCGACAAAGAGAGCGTCTATGATGAGCTTCGTCAGTGCATCCGACGCTCGCCACAGTTTCGCTTCGACTGGTTTCTCAAATCCAGGACCTCCATG GACCTTCAGAGGCGCTGCAACACTCTGATCACACTAATTGAAAGAGAGAACATGGAGCTGGAGGAGCGCGAGAAggctgagaaaaagaaaaggggcCCAAAGACCGGATCTGTAAGTTTCCATTTCATCTCACAAAATGTGTTGTTTAATAGCAATGTAGCACCACAGCTTTGA
- the LOC114464561 gene encoding SWI/SNF-related matrix-associated actin-dependent regulator of chromatin subfamily A member 5 isoform X3 — protein MSESENYTDQWEEPMEVEEVGGAEEKTDSSDAGKDSSSDAGPDGQDASSSPSSSQLKDVSPGYEEKVQTDRSNRFEYLLKQTELFAHFIQPTAQKTPTSPLKMKPGHPRIKKDEKQNLLSAGDNHHRRTEQEEDEELLSESTKTTNVCTCFDDSPSYVKSGKMRDYQVRGLNWLISLYENGINGILADEMGLGKTLQTISLLGYMKHYRNIPGPHMVLVPKSTLYNWMNEFHRWVPSLRAVCLIGDRDKRTALIRDVLLPGEWDVCVTSYEMLIIEKAVLKKFNWRYLVIDEAHRIKNEKSKLSEIVREFKTTNRLLLTGTPLQNNLHELWALLNFLLPDVFNSSEDFDSWFDTNNCLGDTKLVERLHTVLRPFLLRRIKADVEKTLLPKKEIKMYVGLSKMQREWYTKILMKDIDILNSAGKMDKMRLQNVLMQLRKCCNHPYLFDGAEPGPPYTTDLHLVVNSGKMAVLDKLLPKLKEQGSRVLIFSQMTRVLDILEDYCMWRNYGYCRLDGQTPHEERQISINAFNEPNSSKFLFMLSTRAGGLGINLATADVVILYDSDWNPQVDLQAMDRAHRIGQQKQVRVFRFITENTVEERIVERAEMKLRLDSIVIQQGRLVDPSANKLGKDEMLSIIRHGATHVFSSKESEITDDDIDAILERGKRKTMEMKEKLSTLGESSLRNFTMDTENSSVYTFEGEDYREKKKVITNWIEPPKRDRKANYAVDAYFREALRVSEPKAPKAPRPPKQPNVQDFQFFPPRLFELLEKEFLFYRKTIGYKVPRNPDLPNSAQVQKEEQAKIDEAEALSEEELEEKEALLQQGFTIWNKRDFNQFIKANEKWGRDDIENIAREVEGKTPEEVMEYSAVFWERCNELQDIEKIMAQIERGEARIQRRISIKKALDSKIGRYKAPFHQLRISYGTNKGKNYTEEEDRFLICMLHKLGFDKESVYDELRQCIRRSPQFRFDWFLKSRTSMDLQRRCNTLITLIERENMELEEREKAEKKKRGPKTGSAQKRKSEGTQGGCRKKLKL, from the exons GAGAAGACTGACTCCTCAGATGCTGGAAAAGATTCCTCTTCTGATGCTGGTCCTGATGGACAAGATGCATCGTCCTCCCCTTCGTCTTCTCAACTCAAAGATGTTTCCCCAGGATATGAAGAGAAAGTG CAAACAGACCGGAGCAACAGATTTGAGTATCTGTTGAAGCAAACTGAGCTCTTTGCTCACTTTATCCAACCAACGGCCCAGAAGACCCCGACCTCACCGCTAAAAATGAAGCCAGGACATCCTCGTATCAAGAAAGATGAGAAACAGAACCTTCTGTCGGCTGGAGA CAACCATCATCGCCGCACAGAGcaggaggaagatgaagagCTGCTCAGTGAGAGCACAAAGACTACTAATGTGTGCACTTGCTTCGATGACTCTCCCTCCT ATGTCAAGTCTGGAAAAATGAGGGACTACCAGGTCCGTGGTTTGAACTGGCTCATATCTTTGTATGAAAATGGAATCAACGGCATCCTGGCTGACGAAATG GGTTTGGGAAAGACCCTCCAAACCATTTCCCTGCTTGGTTACATGAAGCACTACAGAAACATTCCGGGTCCACACATGGTCCTCGTTCCTAAGTCAACGCTCTATAACTGGATGAATGAGTTTCATCGCTGGGTGCCTTCCCTTCGTGCTGTCTGTCTGATTGGAGACAGAGACAAGAGA ACCGCTTTGATCCGAGACGTGCTGCTGCCCGGTGAGTGGGACGTTTGTGTAACGTCATACGAGATGCTCATCATTGAAAAGGCCGTGTTAAAGAAGTTCAACTGGAGATACCTGGTCATCGATGAGGCTCACAGGATCAAGAATGAGAAGTCAAAG CTGTCAGAAATTGTGCGTGAGTTTAAAACCACCAATCGTTTGCTGTTGACTGGAACTCCCCTGCAAAACAACCTCCATGAACTCTGGGCTCTGCTGAACTTCCTGCTGCCagatgtttttaattcttcAGAG GACTTTGATTCCTGGTTTGACACGAACAACTGTTTGGGTGATACTAAGCTGGTTGAACGTCTTCACACT GTTCTGCGTCCTTTCCTTCTGCGTCGTATCAAAGCTGACGTGGAGAAGACTCTTTTGCCTAAAAAAGAGATCAAGATGTATGTGGGCCTGAGCAAGATGCAACGAGAATG GTACACCAAGATTCTGATGAAGGACATTGACATTCTGAACTCTGCGGGAAAAATGGATAAGATGCGTCTGCAAAACGTCCTCATGCAACTGAGGAAGTGCTGCAACCACCCGTACCTGTTTGACGGGGCCGAACCAGGTCCCCCATACACAACTGACCTCCACCTGGTGGTAAACAGTGGCAAGATGGCGGTTCTGGACAAGCTGCTGCCCAAACTTAAGGAGCAGG GTTCGCGTGTGCTCATCTTCAGTCAGATGACCAGGGTGCTGGACATCTTGGAGGACTACTGCATGTGGAGGAACTATGGTTACTGTCGTCTGGATGGTCAGACGCCACACGAAGAGAGACAG ATCTCCATCAATGCATTCAATGAGCCGAACAGTTCAAAGTTCCTCTTCATGCTGAGCACCAGGGCCGGTGGTCTTGGGATTAATCTGGCGACGGCTGATGTGGTCATTCTCTACGACTCAGACTGGAATCCCCAAGTGGACCTGCAGGCCATG GACCGAGCTCACAGGATTGGTCAGCAGAAGCAGGTTCGCGTTTTCCGCTTCATCACAGAAAACACGGTGGAAGAAAGGATTGTAGAAAGAGCTGAGATGAAACTTCGCTTGGACTCTATTGTCATTCAGCAAG GACGACTGGTGGATCCCAGTGCAAACAAACTGGGCAAAGATGAGATGCTCTCCATCATCCGTCACGGCGCCACACACGTGTTTTCTTCCAAAGAGAGCGAAATCACAGACGATGACATCGATGCTATCCTGGAGCGCGGTAAACGGAAG ACTATGGAGATGAAGGAGAAGCTGTCTACACTGGGAGAGAGTTCTCTGAGGAACTTCACCATGGACACAGAGAACAGCAGCGTGTACACATTTGAAGGAGAGGACtacagagagaagaagaag GTCATCACGAACTGGATTGAACCACCTAAGAGAGACAGGAAGGCCAATTACGCTGTGGATGCTTATTTCAGAGAAGCTCTGAGAGTCAGTGAGCCGAAAGCACCCAAG gcTCCTCGTCCTCCCAAGCAGCCAAATGTTCAGGACTTCCAGTTCTTCCCACCACGTCTTTTTGAGCTTCTCGAAAAGGAATTTCTGTTTTACAGAAAAACTATTGGATATAAG GTTCCCCGTAACCCAGACTTGCCAAACTCAGCGCAGGTCCAGAAAGAAGAGCAGGCGAAGATCGATGAAGCTGAGGCTCTATCtgaggaagagctggaggagaagGAGGCTCTTTTACAGCAG GGATTTACTATTTGGAACAAACGTGACTTTAACCAGTTTATCAAAGCCAATGAGAAGTGGGGAAGAGATGATATCGAGAACATTGCCCGAGAGGTCGAAGGAAAGACTCCAGAGGAAGTCATGGAATATTCTG CTGTTTTCTGGGAACGCTGCAATGAACTGCAAGATATTGAGAAGATCATGGCCCAGATAGAAAGAGGAGAAGCCAGGATCCAGAGGAGGATCAGCATAAAGAAAGCTCTGGATTCAAAG ATTGGACGCTACAAGGCACCCTTCCATCAGCTGCGTATATCTTATGGCACTAACAAAGGCAAGAACTACACAGAGGAAGAGGATCGTTTCCTCATCTGTATGCTCCACAAGCTTGGCTTCGACAAAGAGAGCGTCTATGATGAGCTTCGTCAGTGCATCCGACGCTCGCCACAGTTTCGCTTCGACTGGTTTCTCAAATCCAGGACCTCCATG GACCTTCAGAGGCGCTGCAACACTCTGATCACACTAATTGAAAGAGAGAACATGGAGCTGGAGGAGCGCGAGAAggctgagaaaaagaaaaggggcCCAAAGACCGGATCT GCACAGAAACGAAAGTCGGAGGGAACTCAAGGCGGGTGCAGAAAAAAATTGAAGTTGTGA